Genomic DNA from Comamonas resistens:
CGGGCCACTGGTTTTGTTCTTTGGGAAAGCGGACGACTATAAAACCTAAGTCTTCCAGCTTGCGGTTGGTCTGAGCATCCTTGGCTCGTTGACTCTCAATGTCGTGGTGAGGGCCATCAATAAAAACCGCTAGGTTGTAGTCATCGTAGAAAAAATCTGCGCTCACGCCTACAGCCGTTAACGTGTGCTGGGCACGGTCTGGCTTGAGGTAGCCGTGCTCTTCCATGTGGGAGAGCCAGACTTTCTCCAGCGAGCTGGAGGACATGCGCTCCAGCTCCGCGCTGTGCTGCTCAGGCGCACGACCTTGAGAGCCTCGGGCTGAAGTGGATTCTGTCAACCGGCAGAGGATATCAAGCAACTGCCCTCCGGCCTTCTTATCTTGCCGGTCAATGAGAGGATGGTCTGGCTGGTTGTAGTAGGAAAGCAGGCAGCGGTAGCAACCGGCCTCGCAGAGGGGGTGGTCATGCTCGTCCACCTCCTGGGTAAGTTCGGACTTTTTCCAGGCCTCACCTTCATCATCCGGCATTTGAAAGTGCATGATGCGCAGTGCTTCTGCCGCTACCGTGCGCAGAGCCTGGGGCTCGGTGGCAATACGGGTGAGTACCCCGGCTCCACCTTCAGCCGCCTCGAAGAACAGGATGGATTGGCGGTTGTCACGCCCAGGCAGCGGTTCTGCCACGAGTTCGCTCTCTTCTAACTGGTACACCGCCTCGATGCCACGCTTCAAAGCGTACTGCAGCGTAGTCATGGTCGTTTCTTCCAGCACACCCAAGCGGTGATGCGGCATCACGACCAGGATGTTGCGGCGGTCTTCCACGAAGGGAACGATGCGCTGTGGGGGCGTCTTGTCTGGCGGCGCTTCGTCCCCTTCGCCGTCTCCCGCTTCGTTCTCTCCGCCGACCCAGTGACCCGTGACGGGGTTAATCATGAAGCCCAGCACCTTCTTGTCCTTGCGTCGCTTCCAGCCGTAGTTCATGCGCCAAATGGTGGCAGCCGGACCGTATTGGAGTTCCAGCAAGGGGCCCTGCTCGTCAGAGACGACGGACGTCACCATCTGCAGCTTGCCGTCTGCCTGAGCGAACTGCAGGGTGGTCTGCATTTCGTACCCTTGGCGCACGCGCTCCTCTTCGTTAGCAGTGATGCGCTCGGCCCGCTTGGTGGAGACGTTTTCGATGCGGTAGAGGTGTTTAACCTCCTCGGCACCATCCAGAGAGGCATCGCAGGACACACAGCGGTCTGCATCACGCTGGGTGCGGAAGTGGCCGTAGCCACACATGGGGCACAGGCGCGCCACTTCGGTGGGCAGTTTGGCTCCATCGGCTACTTGGTCTTGTCCACCAATGGTCAGCAGCGCTTTGGTCACCCGGTACTGACTGCCTTCGTGATAGATAAGGCTGTAGGGCCCAAATTCGCTCAAGGCCAGGAAACGAGGGCGCGACAGGAAGCTTTCCCTCCCGATATTGCCTCGGCGGGCCGGAATGTACGCCATCAAAGGAAGGCGCGGGAAGTTGTAGCCGGGCAGGAAGCCCTGGCTGGCCAAGTAGCGGTAGGTGTAGAAGTCACTGTTGAAAGCGCTGTCACCAGCTAACAGCAGGTCTCGCTGCTTGCGCGCCTCGTTGTGGCGCTGTTGGGCCTCTCGGCGTTCACGTTCGCTGGCTGACGGGTTGTTTTCTTTCTTGTAGTTGAGCTCGATGGCCTGCGCAGTGGCCTGGTAGAGGTCACGCCAGCGGTTCAGAGCGCTATCGAATTCCTTAAACGCCCTCTGAAACACAGATTCTGACCACGTCGGCGTGAACCAGGGAGCCCGCTCGGGCGTGAGCTCGTCTTTGAGCATGCCCAGCACTGCCAGGCCACGCTCATGAGCCTTGCGTTGGGCAGTGGGCTTGGAGAGCTCATCGGCCAAGTCAGTGGTGAGCGGCAAGTCCTGCGGCTTTTCCATATCGAGTAGGTCACGAATGCTGTTGCCCAGCTTCTTGCCCGTCTCGGCCAGCCAAATGGCCTGCAGGTGGCTTTGCACCAGTTCGCGGTTGGCCAGGTCTAGCGTTGGTGCATTGACCTGACCGTGCACCATGCGGACCGGGTCGCGGAAGTAGTACTGGTCGTGCGGGGACTGACTGGCGCAGTATGTAATGACCAGAGCTGGCTGCCCCGCGCGGCCTGCCCGACCACTGCGCTGAGCGTAATTGGCCGGCGTAGGCGGTACGTTGCGCATGTACACGGTGTTGAGCGAGGAGATATCCACCCCCAACTCCATCGTGGGAGAGCAGAACAGCACGGGGAGCCACTCGAGGTCGTGGCCGTGCTTCTCACGCCATTCTTCACGGTCTTTATCAGTGAACCGGAAGCGGGCTTCACGCTCCATACGGTCGTCTTGCTCAACCTGGGCCGTGTGCTCACGGGCCTCGAAATCGAACAAGCGATGCGCAGGCTCGCTCAACAGCTTCGCGATGTTACGGTACAGGTTGCGGAAAAACGCATTTTCGTGGGCCTGACGGCTTGCGCTGCCGTTTCCGGCCTGCCATAGCATTGCACTGCCATTGAGCTGCCAGCCAGTCAGCCCAAAGTCTGTTTCTTCCTTACGGACTAGGCCATAACTCTCAGCAGCTTTGAGCAAGGCCCCCACCACATCGCCATAGGTGGCATCCTTAATTTCCTTATAGAACGGATTGCTTCCACCCCAGGTACTGCCTCTTTTGAATTCTTTGCCCAAGCGGGAGCGGCTGGAGCCAATGACCAAATACTCTTCAAGCTTTTGCCGCTTGATGCGCGCGTTGTTGTCGTCCTTGGGGCGACTGGTAACAAACCACTTGGCAGGTACCGGGCGCTCGTCCTCCGTGAAGCCCCAGGGTTCACACAGATTGGCAAAGCTCACCGTGCGAAGCTGGTCCAGCTCTGTGCGGTCCAGGTAGCGGGAGGCGACGCACAAGCCTTCACGCATGAATCCGAAAAGCAAGCTCAGCACATGAGCTCGCTCTGCAGGCCTCGCAGCCCGAAGGACCTGAGGTGCTTCGCTCCACTCCTGCTCGTCGGCTGCAAGGTCATCGATGTCCTGGTACTGGATTTGCATCAAGCCCAGTTGTTCCAGGTTGGGATTATTGAAGCGCCACCCTTTGCGTAGGTCGTAAAACGCCCGATACCCCAGGATAGAACGCATGGCGTCTTGCACCTGACGGCGGCTGTTGCCCTTGACCTCAGGCTGTTGCATGTACTCTGCACGCACCGCGTAGTCGTCACGGTGAAACCCGAGGGCCTCAAACACCGCATTCGCGATGTCTTTTTCAGATAGTGTTTGTTGCGGCGCACCCTCCAGAGCCGAGAACAAAGCCGCACGGGTCAACAAGACTTGAAGGAAATCGTTGAAGTGCCCAGCCTGTAGGGCCGCGTCTTGGCGGTTGTCCGAGAAGCCCAGTACCTTTTTGGCCTCAGGGGAGAGCTCCTGGTCTTGCTCGTACAGGTAACGCAGTGAGGCCAAGGTCAACATAGTGGTCGCTGAGCTTCGGCCCTCACCAGACAGTGAAGTCAACCTCAACGAGTCTTTGCCATTGCTGGTGTGGGTCACACCGCAAGAAAGACAGAAGCGAAAGCTTCCAGGGATGAACCATGCAGACAAGCCACCATCGTGGGTCAAAACACCATCTGAACGTACCTTGACGGCTTGCGGAATGTATTTCTTCTGAGTGGGCTTGACGCGCCACTCTCCGTCAGCGCGCTCTTCCACCCAGGTTTCTGGGTAGCTTTCTGGGTCAGCCTCATCCCAAACACCAGAAACATCCGGCATCAGGTAGCCGGCCTTGACGCCGTCGTCCTCGTGTTCACGCTCCTCGATGCTGCGAACCGAGAAGGTTCGCCCTTCGACTGCATCCTGGTCCCACACCGGGATGTACTCTTGACCACAGTCGCGGCAAAAGTGGACGTTGTAGAGGTGGCGGCTGCGGTCGCCGGAAACGAATTGCTGACCATCCAAAGTCACGGTTCGTTGACCTGGCGCCTCGAGCGAGGAGAAGACCTTGCCACCACCTGAGATGAACTGGTGCAGTTTGAAGGCAAACAACGACTTGCCTGATGGGTCGGTGACGTTATAAGCTCGAAGAAGGAAGCGTTGCAAATAGTCGCTGCATTGCTCTTTTTCCAGACCCGACGCCTTAGCCAGCAACTCGGCGGCAAGGTTCAAAGTTTTGGGTTTTGCGCGGCGGGGCTTCCCACTCTCATAAGTCAAACCCAGTGTCAGCTCGACCCAAATAGACACTGGGTGCTGCGCCATGGCGGGGAAATCGAGAGTTTGCGGCACTCCCGCTTGAATGGCTGCGGCCAAGCGGGGGGTGATGGTCTCGAGCGTTTCGGTCTCAGGTGTGGTGCGTTTGAGGGTTTCGGTGATGATATTGGTCACCGGAATCTGGGTGCCGAACAAGCGGCTGGCTACCTCCGCGACTTTGGCGTTGCGCTCGACCTCAGTGCCGTCGGTCGCCATAGTGGCTGATGTTCCGATACAGACCAACTGATCAGCCAAGGCCTCACGGACGCGGCGCACCAACAGCGCCACATCAGCACCCTGGCGTCCTCGATAGGTGTGCAACTCATCAAGTACCAGGAACTTCAAACCCTTGGCATTAGCAATTACCTGTTGGTCAATCGCGTTCTGCCGCGTCAGTAACAACTCCAGCATCATGAAGTTGGTCAGCAGGATGTCTGGTGGGTTGGCTTTCATTGCCTCCCGCTCTTCCGTGCTTTCTTGTCCAGTAAAACGACCAAACGTCACTGAGCGCGCATCAGGTTCGGCTCCCAAGAATTTCTTCAGTTCTTCAAGCTGGCTGTTCGCCAACGCATTCATGGGATAGACAACAATGGCGCGGGTACGCTTAGCCTCATCGTTGGCCTTAGCCTTCAAGCAGTAGTCAATGATGGGAATAAAGTAAGAAAGCGATTTTCCTGAACCCGTGCCCGTAGTTAGCACATAGCTTTCACCAGACGAGGCGAGACTGATGGCTTCAACTTGGTGCTTGTAGAGTGGCAAGGTCAGTCCGGCAGATGATGCTGTCTTCCCAAAACGGAAAATCTGCGCGCATGATGAGCTCAGTTGCTGTCCATCACATAGCTCCTCAACAGTCCCGCCAGGCCGAAAGTTGGGATTGACCTGAATCAATGGCTCAGGCCAATATTTCTGGGAGGCGTACTCTGCGTCGACAAAGGCCCTAATATCATCGGCCTTGATCCGCGTGAAGCTGCGCGTGAACTGGGCATACTCGTTGACCAAATTTTGGCGGAAGTCAAAGACGTTCAAATTACATTCTCCCTCGTTGCTCTTGGAACGCATGCATTTCCAACCAAGTGCCTGCGATTTCGTGTGCAACTATTCCATAAAACTAAGCTCTGGAAATTGAACCGCATTGGCCAATCGTTCCTACCAGCCACACCAACAACAAGCTAAGAGCTGCTAACACCACTTTCCTCTAGGACTAGCATGAAGCCTCGAAGCCTCGATGCTTCGAGCGCTCATGACAAGACCACCCGCTAGCAAAGCGGTGGCGACAGTTCCAGCCCCTGCTGCCGGCCTTCGGGACTCCATCAAAGGTGCCGAATGCCCGCTCAGGCTGCAAATCGGCTTTGAAAGGCGGCTGGATGCCCAAGAAGCGTTGTGGACGTTGGCCGCTGCACGCTTTGTGGATCGGCTATGTTAGCGACTCCTAGAGCAGACTCGGAGTGGTCTTTCGAGAAATACGGCGAATGTACTTTGCCAGTATCAGGTCTGACTTATGTCCAGTCTGCTCACGTATCTGCCAAGCTGGCTGACCTTGTTCGGCAGCGCTGGTGCAGTAGCCAGCTCGCAGACTGTGGCCGCTGAAGCTCTGCACATCAGCCCCGTTTTGCGCCACGGCCGCTTTCACAATGAGCGCCACTGACTGCGGTGTCAGCCCTTGCTTGGCAACAACGCCATAGCGATTGACAGACCTGAACACATGGCCTGTTCTTATGCCCGCTATCTTCAGCCAGTGCATCAGGGCTTTGACAGGGCACTGACTGCCATTGGCTCGCGGAATTAAAACGGTTCGGCCATACCGCTCCTGATCCGTTTTGCTGATTGGTATTGCAATTTCCAGCCCCGCCGATGAAAACGACAAATGCTCCATACACACCTCAACAAGCTCCGATCGACGCATAGCCGACGTAAAGCCAACCAGCAGAATGGCACGGTCACGTGCCGCTCTGACGGGTATGTGGACTTTCTCGATGATTTCCAGCGCGGCCAACAAGTCATCTTTGGTCAATGGCTTCACTTGCCGCTGTTTGGTGCCGAGCGTTCGGCGTATGCCCTGCATGACTTGCCTGACGATTTCGCTGTGTGCCGGTGATATCTGCTTTTGATCGACATGCGCTTTGTGGATCGCGGTGATGCGGCGCTCCAGCGTGACAACGGCCAGACCATCGTTGGCGGACTCAGCCAGATACTTCGCCAGCCGCTTGGGCGTGCAAGGAATGATGCCTCCATGTGCCAGGAAATGCCGTAAATCAGAAGCGTAAGCGCGCTTTGTGGCGCCGGCTTGGCGGGCATTCATATATTCTTGAACTGAGCCGCCTTTCAATATCTGGTTTGTCCCATTCTGGTTTTTGTGATTTCTCTCTGTTTTTTGATTGCAATATTTATCAGAGACTAAAATAGTCGAATGTTTATTACTCATGAAATTTCCAATTTAATTATTGATAACTGTGACTTATCGCTACCTAGGATTTAACTAGGTCTCAACCTGCTTCAACGCACGTGCAGACGAAGTGAGTCGCTGCGACAGGCATATCGTTGCAGGCGTTGAGGAATGGCTAGGGGAGATGATCCGTTGTGATAAATAACTTGCAATTCAGATTTGATCACTGAATGCATTGAATTATTTAGCATCTATCGCTTTAGAATTCATAAAAATGCTAATAATTCAGCATTTTCTTGTATTATTGATATAATACCATCAAGCGCAGATAAATACGTATTATTTATCGTGCGGCGCAGCATCAGAAAATATCAGTGATCCAATATGAGTGCAGCGATTATTAATCCCAACCCTTGTTGTATCGCTAGCTTGAACTCGCCAAACAATTTAGTTTTTCGCCGGCATCACCGCATACAACTGCTGCAGCGCCTGTTGCCGCTGCTGATGGATGTGCTGAACGCGGAGCTGCTGGCGGACATGTCACGCGATGTGGAGCTACTGTACTGGCCGGTGCTGGGTCATTCGCAAAGTCCATGTTTCTTTGAAGTGCCTGCTTTTCTTGGCACATCGACCCCGGATCAGCCAATGGCGCCTGCTCTGGTCGTGGAGCGTTTGATGGCCGCACCGTGCCCACCGCTGCCGGTGGATATGGCACCAGCGGCTCGCAATCTGGAGCGACTACGCATGCACTTCTATTTGTCTTCGGCGCAGTGGCAGCGGCTGCTGTGTGCATATCTGAACTATGGCGGCGCAGCGTGGCCGGGTCTTGAGCTTTCGCCTCCATCCATGCGCAGTGTTCTGGCTGCATGGTGGCATGTTGATCTGCCTGCTGTCGATACTGCGCTGGATGGCCGTCTGAGCTTGCTTGGCTTGCTGGAGCTACCCGATCCATGCGATGCCGGTTCGGACTCCTGCAGCTTGGCGTCTCTACTGTCTATACCTGCTGCTGTGGTTCAAGCACTGAGCCTCAGCTATGCGACGGATGCTGAGTTATTTGATGCGTTGCAGCTCACTGTGTAGTGCCGCTCTTGCGCCCACGCCGGTGATGTGAAGTCAGCGCCGCTTTTACTTTCTTGATCTCTCGATGGACCGCTTTGCCGGTCCATTTTTTTATCCGTTTCCACGCATGCGGAGGACGTCGCTCGCCCTCGCGGCGTGGTGGTGTCGGCGATTCGCACGTGGAGCTCTTGTGTCTGACGTTTAACCAAGGAGTACTTCCATGTCAGCAAATTCTTCTCGTTCTGGAGCGGTACGCCGCATGACGTTGATGAGCAATGCCCCGCGCTTCGCGCTCGGCCAGATCGTGGCAACACCTGGCGCCCTGGAACTGCTGGAACAAGCCGGCTTCAGCGCGCTGGCATTGATCTCACGCCATGTGCATGGAGACTGGGGCGATTGCTGCGTCGAAGATAAAGCCACCAATGAGCTATCGGTTCAACAGGGCATGCGTGTGATGAGCGTCTACCGGCTGGTAGACGCCGAGAGACTGCTGCAGACGCCACAAGAGAAGCGCAGCAGCCTGCCCACCATCTGGATCATTACCGAAGCCGACCGCTCTGTGACTACGCTGCTCTTGCCGGAGGACTACTGATGGTGGCGCGAGCATCTGGAATCACCTACGGTTTCCAGCGTGTGCATGCGGCATTGCAGACTGGTCATGTGCTGACCGTGCAGCAGCAGCGCCAAGAGCCAGTGCGCTGCTTCATGCAGCAGTCCATGCTGGATGGCGCTTGCGGTACGCATGTGCTGGCAATGATCTTGGTGATTTTCGATCTAGCCAAAGCCTCGGCCATGCACGACATGAGTCAGCGCAAGTACGGTGTGGCAGCAGCGGCCTGGAAAATATTTGGCCCCAAGTACTTTTCCGGAATCCATGCCAAAGAATGGGCAGAGCTGGTCAACCAATTGGCCTTGCCACTGAAGC
This window encodes:
- a CDS encoding site-specific integrase; the protein is MSNKHSTILVSDKYCNQKTERNHKNQNGTNQILKGGSVQEYMNARQAGATKRAYASDLRHFLAHGGIIPCTPKRLAKYLAESANDGLAVVTLERRITAIHKAHVDQKQISPAHSEIVRQVMQGIRRTLGTKQRQVKPLTKDDLLAALEIIEKVHIPVRAARDRAILLVGFTSAMRRSELVEVCMEHLSFSSAGLEIAIPISKTDQERYGRTVLIPRANGSQCPVKALMHWLKIAGIRTGHVFRSVNRYGVVAKQGLTPQSVALIVKAAVAQNGADVQSFSGHSLRAGYCTSAAEQGQPAWQIREQTGHKSDLILAKYIRRISRKTTPSLL
- a CDS encoding type I restriction endonuclease subunit M, with protein sequence MSANSSRSGAVRRMTLMSNAPRFALGQIVATPGALELLEQAGFSALALISRHVHGDWGDCCVEDKATNELSVQQGMRVMSVYRLVDAERLLQTPQEKRSSLPTIWIITEADRSVTTLLLPEDY
- a CDS encoding DEAD/DEAH box helicase, with product MRSKSNEGECNLNVFDFRQNLVNEYAQFTRSFTRIKADDIRAFVDAEYASQKYWPEPLIQVNPNFRPGGTVEELCDGQQLSSSCAQIFRFGKTASSAGLTLPLYKHQVEAISLASSGESYVLTTGTGSGKSLSYFIPIIDYCLKAKANDEAKRTRAIVVYPMNALANSQLEELKKFLGAEPDARSVTFGRFTGQESTEEREAMKANPPDILLTNFMMLELLLTRQNAIDQQVIANAKGLKFLVLDELHTYRGRQGADVALLVRRVREALADQLVCIGTSATMATDGTEVERNAKVAEVASRLFGTQIPVTNIITETLKRTTPETETLETITPRLAAAIQAGVPQTLDFPAMAQHPVSIWVELTLGLTYESGKPRRAKPKTLNLAAELLAKASGLEKEQCSDYLQRFLLRAYNVTDPSGKSLFAFKLHQFISGGGKVFSSLEAPGQRTVTLDGQQFVSGDRSRHLYNVHFCRDCGQEYIPVWDQDAVEGRTFSVRSIEEREHEDDGVKAGYLMPDVSGVWDEADPESYPETWVEERADGEWRVKPTQKKYIPQAVKVRSDGVLTHDGGLSAWFIPGSFRFCLSCGVTHTSNGKDSLRLTSLSGEGRSSATTMLTLASLRYLYEQDQELSPEAKKVLGFSDNRQDAALQAGHFNDFLQVLLTRAALFSALEGAPQQTLSEKDIANAVFEALGFHRDDYAVRAEYMQQPEVKGNSRRQVQDAMRSILGYRAFYDLRKGWRFNNPNLEQLGLMQIQYQDIDDLAADEQEWSEAPQVLRAARPAERAHVLSLLFGFMREGLCVASRYLDRTELDQLRTVSFANLCEPWGFTEDERPVPAKWFVTSRPKDDNNARIKRQKLEEYLVIGSSRSRLGKEFKRGSTWGGSNPFYKEIKDATYGDVVGALLKAAESYGLVRKEETDFGLTGWQLNGSAMLWQAGNGSASRQAHENAFFRNLYRNIAKLLSEPAHRLFDFEAREHTAQVEQDDRMEREARFRFTDKDREEWREKHGHDLEWLPVLFCSPTMELGVDISSLNTVYMRNVPPTPANYAQRSGRAGRAGQPALVITYCASQSPHDQYYFRDPVRMVHGQVNAPTLDLANRELVQSHLQAIWLAETGKKLGNSIRDLLDMEKPQDLPLTTDLADELSKPTAQRKAHERGLAVLGMLKDELTPERAPWFTPTWSESVFQRAFKEFDSALNRWRDLYQATAQAIELNYKKENNPSASERERREAQQRHNEARKQRDLLLAGDSAFNSDFYTYRYLASQGFLPGYNFPRLPLMAYIPARRGNIGRESFLSRPRFLALSEFGPYSLIYHEGSQYRVTKALLTIGGQDQVADGAKLPTEVARLCPMCGYGHFRTQRDADRCVSCDASLDGAEEVKHLYRIENVSTKRAERITANEEERVRQGYEMQTTLQFAQADGKLQMVTSVVSDEQGPLLELQYGPAATIWRMNYGWKRRKDKKVLGFMINPVTGHWVGGENEAGDGEGDEAPPDKTPPQRIVPFVEDRRNILVVMPHHRLGVLEETTMTTLQYALKRGIEAVYQLEESELVAEPLPGRDNRQSILFFEAAEGGAGVLTRIATEPQALRTVAAEALRIMHFQMPDDEGEAWKKSELTQEVDEHDHPLCEAGCYRCLLSYYNQPDHPLIDRQDKKAGGQLLDILCRLTESTSARGSQGRAPEQHSAELERMSSSSLEKVWLSHMEEHGYLKPDRAQHTLTAVGVSADFFYDDYNLAVFIDGPHHDIESQRAKDAQTNRKLEDLGFIVVRFPKEQNQWPAIFAANADLFGPAQKH